One Candidatus Binatia bacterium DNA window includes the following coding sequences:
- a CDS encoding hydantoinase/oxoprolinase family protein gives MALRKISSKKASPKGGYRIGIDVGGTFTDLVLVRPDRSIHLDKTATTLHDQSQGVLNGLTRLAKSEDLSLSELLGKTERIVHGTTTADNTMIQMNGAVTGLITSDGHRDEIELRRGYKEDIWDPSAPPPPAIAPRRRRVGVPERLDFEGKVIVKLDEKAVREAMRRLRLQKVESLAVVFLFSYIDPTHERRVREIAKKELPGVDVSLSCEVMPRAPEFERTSTTLVNAFVGPKIKKYLGKLEQNLRENGYAKDLLLIQSNGGLMTAAYVADKAVTVLGSGPAGGVIGACKVASDAKVDDFISVDMGGTSYDVCLVRGGQPEVSSSWNWHHRYLIGLPMVDVRSVGAGGGSIASVVEGALHVGPQSAGAQPGPICYGRGGTQPTVTDANLALGYLDPAYFYGGELELDLDSVTKAIDKQIRRPLGLATIEDAAFGIFRMVNASMANAIRRVSALRGVDPRDLPLVAFGGNGAVHAGMQAAELGIKSVIIPKSAPTFSALGLLMTDPTVYELRSYITPAGDIDLSRVTKLYADMSKAATKSLARAGFKAKEIQYQRIAYLCYPGQTFDMPLPLTGGGAFTRHSRDGMIEAFHRAHEELHTYASRDQTPILRAVGLQATAITLKPEMPHIRPSSRPVSTAQKGRRRAYFDGKWHQTPVYDGSKLRARQTVTGPAIIEEPLTTVVIYPNQKARLDTLGNYHLTVG, from the coding sequence ATGGCGCTCCGTAAAATCTCCAGCAAGAAGGCCAGCCCTAAGGGCGGGTACCGCATCGGCATCGACGTCGGCGGCACCTTCACCGACCTCGTCCTCGTTCGCCCGGATCGCAGCATCCACCTCGACAAGACCGCGACGACCCTACACGACCAGAGCCAAGGCGTTCTGAACGGCCTGACGCGTCTAGCCAAGAGCGAGGACCTCTCGCTTTCGGAGCTCCTTGGAAAGACCGAGCGCATCGTCCACGGGACTACGACCGCGGACAACACGATGATCCAGATGAACGGCGCCGTGACCGGACTCATCACGAGCGACGGTCACCGCGACGAGATCGAATTGCGGCGCGGCTACAAAGAGGACATCTGGGACCCCTCGGCCCCGCCCCCGCCGGCGATCGCCCCGCGCCGCCGCCGCGTCGGCGTGCCCGAACGCCTCGACTTCGAAGGCAAGGTCATCGTCAAACTCGACGAGAAGGCCGTCCGGGAGGCCATGCGGCGCCTGCGACTCCAGAAGGTCGAGTCGCTCGCCGTCGTGTTCTTGTTCTCCTACATCGATCCAACGCACGAGCGTCGGGTGCGCGAGATCGCGAAAAAGGAACTCCCGGGGGTCGACGTCTCCCTCTCCTGCGAGGTGATGCCCCGCGCTCCCGAGTTCGAACGCACGTCGACCACGTTGGTCAACGCCTTCGTCGGACCGAAGATCAAAAAGTACCTCGGCAAGCTCGAGCAGAACCTCCGCGAGAACGGGTACGCGAAGGACCTACTGCTGATCCAGTCGAACGGCGGCTTGATGACCGCGGCCTATGTCGCGGACAAAGCCGTGACCGTGCTCGGCTCGGGACCGGCGGGCGGCGTGATCGGCGCGTGCAAGGTCGCGTCCGACGCGAAGGTCGACGATTTCATCTCCGTCGACATGGGCGGTACGAGCTACGACGTCTGCCTCGTGCGCGGAGGCCAACCCGAGGTCTCGTCGTCGTGGAACTGGCATCATCGTTATTTGATCGGACTGCCGATGGTCGACGTCCGATCCGTCGGCGCGGGCGGTGGCTCGATCGCGAGCGTCGTCGAAGGAGCGCTGCACGTCGGGCCGCAGAGCGCCGGCGCTCAGCCCGGACCGATCTGTTACGGCCGGGGCGGCACGCAACCGACGGTGACGGACGCCAACCTCGCCCTCGGCTATCTCGACCCGGCCTATTTCTACGGCGGCGAACTCGAACTCGATCTCGACAGCGTGACGAAGGCCATCGACAAGCAGATCCGTCGTCCGCTCGGCCTCGCCACCATCGAAGACGCGGCGTTCGGCATCTTCCGAATGGTGAACGCCAGCATGGCCAACGCCATTCGCCGCGTCTCGGCGCTGCGCGGCGTCGACCCGCGCGACCTGCCGCTGGTCGCCTTCGGCGGCAACGGAGCCGTTCACGCCGGCATGCAGGCCGCGGAGCTCGGCATCAAGTCGGTCATCATCCCAAAGAGCGCGCCTACGTTCTCGGCGCTCGGCCTTCTGATGACCGATCCCACCGTCTACGAATTACGGTCGTACATCACGCCCGCCGGCGACATCGATCTCAGCCGAGTAACGAAGCTCTACGCAGATATGTCGAAGGCCGCGACGAAGTCACTCGCGCGGGCCGGCTTCAAGGCGAAGGAGATTCAGTACCAACGAATCGCCTACCTCTGTTACCCGGGCCAGACGTTCGACATGCCCCTGCCCCTGACCGGAGGCGGCGCCTTCACGCGACATAGCCGCGACGGAATGATCGAAGCGTTCCACCGCGCCCACGAGGAACTCCACACGTACGCGTCCCGCGACCAGACGCCGATCCTTCGCGCGGTCGGCCTCCAAGCGACGGCGATCACCCTCAAACCCGAGATGCCGCACATCCGCCCGTCTTCCCGACCCGTGTCGACGGCGCAGAAGGGGCGA
- a CDS encoding hydantoinase B/oxoprolinase family protein encodes MVTSRRNLAPNKARARREGAITRPASAARRRKPTDDPVTAEIIRGAMETVAFEMATHVSLTATTPILNQSNERNATILDARGCLAALSVGIPQFMLSSTLPVKFALDFFGREELYEGDVILSNDPYHGGGHLPDYNIYAPVFHEGEMVLIASIQCHHADTGGGAPGGYNVDATDIWAEGVRFPAIKVYERGEERKDITYMLQINNRTPTFLGDLRAQVGAAQLGARRLKDVCARYGSETVRGAVDYMVEYAKRRFKSEVASWPDGVYESDTWVDHDPKGNKDIHVHCKITIKGSSITVDFTGSDDRPEIQAYSTFGNTRGYVVAQIAAMMPSDIPKNEGFFDSIDLIVPEGCCLNPPEGRSVAAGTHHPGTEVGEAIAKALAVVVPGRCAPQVYKMGMPTVIFGENPRTGKTFIDHSVDTFAAYCAAVQGQDGWGAMNVSFGNLIRATAEINESIFPVRQLWRDYETDSGGAGEFRGGCGSLYRKQVLTPSTVYTYVVGKKYPMPGISGGDDGAPNRLLTRVGSDHVSEVGDLSERVQHEAGECYEYYYGGGGGWGNPLDRPPERVLDDVLDEYVSVKAAKASYGVVLKGKLDDFSLEIDSNATTRLRKKMRTTRKAS; translated from the coding sequence ATGGTCACGAGCCGCCGAAACCTGGCCCCCAACAAGGCGCGGGCACGTCGCGAGGGTGCGATCACGCGCCCCGCGAGTGCCGCCCGACGCCGCAAACCCACAGACGACCCCGTCACCGCCGAGATCATCCGCGGGGCCATGGAGACCGTCGCGTTCGAGATGGCGACGCACGTCTCACTCACCGCCACGACGCCGATCCTAAATCAGTCCAACGAGCGGAACGCGACCATCCTGGACGCACGCGGCTGCCTCGCCGCCCTCTCGGTCGGCATCCCGCAGTTCATGCTCTCGAGCACGCTGCCGGTGAAGTTCGCGCTCGACTTCTTCGGGCGCGAAGAGTTGTACGAGGGCGACGTCATTTTGAGCAACGACCCCTACCACGGGGGCGGCCACCTGCCGGACTACAACATCTACGCCCCCGTCTTCCACGAGGGCGAGATGGTATTGATCGCGTCGATCCAGTGCCACCACGCCGACACCGGAGGCGGCGCGCCCGGAGGCTATAACGTCGACGCGACCGACATCTGGGCAGAGGGCGTGCGCTTCCCCGCGATCAAGGTCTACGAGCGCGGCGAAGAGCGCAAAGACATCACCTACATGCTCCAGATCAACAACCGGACACCCACGTTCCTGGGCGATCTTCGCGCACAGGTCGGTGCCGCCCAACTCGGCGCACGGCGTCTGAAGGACGTGTGCGCACGCTACGGAAGCGAGACCGTCCGCGGCGCCGTCGACTACATGGTCGAGTACGCGAAGCGACGCTTCAAGAGCGAGGTCGCGAGTTGGCCCGACGGAGTCTACGAGTCCGATACCTGGGTCGACCACGACCCGAAGGGCAACAAGGACATCCACGTCCACTGCAAGATCACGATCAAGGGATCGTCGATCACCGTCGACTTCACGGGCTCCGACGATCGCCCCGAGATTCAAGCGTACTCCACCTTCGGCAACACCCGCGGCTACGTGGTCGCGCAGATCGCGGCGATGATGCCGTCGGACATCCCGAAGAACGAGGGCTTCTTCGATTCAATCGACCTGATCGTGCCCGAAGGATGTTGCCTCAACCCACCCGAAGGCCGGTCCGTGGCGGCCGGCACGCATCATCCGGGGACGGAAGTCGGCGAAGCCATCGCCAAGGCGCTGGCCGTCGTCGTGCCGGGCCGGTGTGCCCCGCAGGTGTACAAGATGGGTATGCCCACGGTGATCTTCGGCGAGAACCCGCGGACCGGAAAGACCTTCATCGATCACTCCGTCGACACCTTCGCGGCATACTGCGCTGCCGTTCAGGGCCAGGACGGCTGGGGCGCGATGAACGTAAGCTTTGGCAACCTCATTCGCGCGACGGCCGAGATCAACGAGTCGATCTTCCCCGTCCGCCAGCTCTGGCGGGACTACGAGACCGACAGCGGCGGCGCGGGCGAGTTTCGCGGTGGCTGCGGCAGCCTCTACCGCAAGCAAGTCCTCACCCCCTCGACCGTCTACACCTATGTCGTCGGCAAGAAGTACCCGATGCCCGGCATCTCGGGCGGCGACGACGGAGCTCCGAATCGGCTTCTGACCCGCGTCGGCAGTGACCACGTCTCCGAGGTCGGCGATCTCTCCGAACGCGTCCAGCACGAAGCCGGTGAGTGCTACGAGTACTACTACGGCGGAGGCGGCGGTTGGGGCAACCCTCTCGACCGGCCCCCCGAGAGGGTTCTCGACGACGTCCTCGACGAGTACGTGTCGGTGAAGGCGGCGAAGGCGAGCTACGGTGTCGTGCTCAAGGGGAAGCTCGACGACTTCTCGCTCGAGATCGATTCGAACGCCACGACGCGGCTTCGCAAGAAAATGCGAACGACCCGAAAGGCCTCCTGA
- a CDS encoding ABC transporter permease has translation MNDLLSGFAEAIQLLARRDPEVEGIVLRTLFVSGVATLLAMLAGIPLGYVLARKRFPGRTFVLGLVNTGMGMPPVVAGLFVWLLLVRNGPFGGFELIYTIQAMAIAQFFIATPMVMGFTVASIQALPPRLPDLLKSLGASRVRTVWLLAREARLGLLAAVMAGFGAVISEVGASMMVGGNLRGQTRILTTAIVTETSRGQTERAIALGLILLALAFIVNLFLTRSQQARAR, from the coding sequence GTGAACGATCTCCTGAGCGGGTTCGCCGAAGCGATACAGCTTCTCGCCCGGCGTGATCCCGAGGTCGAGGGGATCGTCCTTCGCACCCTGTTCGTCTCGGGGGTCGCGACGCTGCTCGCCATGCTGGCCGGGATCCCCCTCGGTTACGTCTTGGCCCGTAAGCGCTTCCCGGGGCGCACTTTCGTTCTCGGGTTGGTGAACACAGGGATGGGCATGCCGCCGGTCGTCGCCGGCCTGTTCGTGTGGCTCTTGCTCGTTCGCAACGGCCCGTTCGGCGGCTTCGAGCTCATCTACACCATCCAGGCGATGGCGATCGCGCAGTTCTTCATCGCGACGCCGATGGTGATGGGCTTCACCGTGGCGTCGATCCAGGCGTTGCCTCCGCGACTGCCCGATCTCTTGAAATCGCTCGGCGCGTCGCGGGTCCGCACGGTGTGGCTGTTGGCGCGCGAGGCTCGGTTGGGACTGCTCGCGGCCGTGATGGCCGGGTTCGGCGCGGTCATCTCGGAAGTGGGCGCGTCGATGATGGTCGGCGGCAATCTCCGCGGCCAGACCCGCATCCTCACGACGGCGATCGTTACGGAGACCAGTCGCGGCCAAACGGAGCGGGCGATCGCGCTCGGACTGATCCTTCTCGCGCTCGCGTTCATCGTGAACCTCTTCCTAACCAGATCCCAACAGGCCCGAGCTCGCTGA
- a CDS encoding substrate-binding domain-containing protein, whose protein sequence is MMSLRTAACALALLLPLVASPASAGPTMILATTTSTDNSGLLDDLLPAFEDRTGIDVKPVAVGTGAALRMATKGQADAVLTHAPSAEKPLVDAGDLIEGRRIMHNDFVLVGPADDPAGAKQDTLATSLRAIATHGSFVSRGDDSGTHKRELALWALADIDPTTLPKREETGQGMGATLDIASERRSYTLTDRGTYLALLRRLDLEVIFEGEPPLLNVYSIYVVNPEKHPGAKADLARQLAAYFAEPEIQARIGEFRREEYGRPLFVPDVVPSSKEGG, encoded by the coding sequence ATGATGTCCCTCCGGACCGCTGCTTGCGCTCTCGCCCTGCTGCTTCCGCTCGTGGCCTCCCCGGCCTCGGCTGGGCCCACGATGATCCTCGCGACCACCACGAGCACCGACAACAGCGGCTTGCTCGACGACCTGCTGCCCGCCTTCGAGGACCGGACGGGGATCGACGTGAAGCCTGTCGCAGTCGGAACGGGCGCGGCACTTCGTATGGCGACGAAAGGCCAGGCGGACGCGGTTCTCACCCATGCGCCGAGCGCGGAGAAGCCGCTCGTCGACGCCGGCGACCTGATCGAGGGTCGACGCATCATGCACAACGACTTCGTCCTGGTCGGCCCGGCAGACGACCCGGCGGGGGCGAAGCAGGACACGCTCGCGACCTCGCTTCGTGCGATCGCGACGCATGGGTCGTTCGTGTCGCGGGGCGACGACTCCGGAACGCACAAGCGAGAGCTCGCGCTTTGGGCGTTGGCGGACATCGATCCCACCACGCTGCCGAAACGCGAGGAGACCGGACAGGGAATGGGGGCGACCCTCGACATCGCGAGCGAGCGGCGCTCCTACACCCTCACGGATCGAGGAACCTACCTGGCGCTTCTGCGGCGGCTCGATCTGGAGGTGATCTTCGAGGGCGAGCCCCCGCTGCTGAACGTTTACAGCATCTATGTCGTGAATCCGGAGAAGCATCCCGGGGCCAAGGCCGACCTCGCCCGGCAGCTCGCCGCGTACTTCGCCGAGCCGGAGATTCAGGCGCGCATCGGCGAATTTCGGCGGGAGGAATACGGCCGCCCGCTGTTCGTGCCCGACGTCGTTCCTTCCTCTAAAGAAGGTGGGTGA